Genomic window (Lutra lutra chromosome 2, mLutLut1.2, whole genome shotgun sequence):
TTACTCTACAGAATATTTAACATCTGCATTTATAGTTTTATGCCAGTGACCAGATCCATTGCCCAGCAAATGAGTAGAGCTAAGTGGGCTCATTAGGATGATGATGAACAGAgcatctccaaagacaaagagaatggtTTTAAAGACAACACCCATAATTCATCCTTAGAGCCACAGGAAGCTAATTCCTaaggttttttccccctattttttcTAGCATcaatcaaaaatgtttttctttttaaattgttgtattcattttatttaaaactaagaTACCAGTCTTTTGTTCCATGAAATCCAcatgtattttccaaatattataaGTCTTTACTCAATGGCCTGCCCAGGAGTTTATGGACTCCTTTAGGTGAGAAACTGAGTCTCATTCATTGTTGGATTCCCCAGGGCTTAATGTGCTCAAcagtaaattaatgaaataaaattattccttCTATGAATCTCAAATCCtgcttggctttttgttttttaagaattccaAAAAATGGGAAAGCAGTGAAGCCCTATTTATGTAGCATATCTAAAGAAGAGTAGAAATATTTATACAGTGTTGCTACATACTGACTCACGGACATGCACTGACATTCCAAGGACCTGACAATGAGTACTTCCCAATTCATGTCCCCATTCCCATGGTGGAGCCCTGAATCCCACACATTTTACAGACTCTTAACTGTCTATTCTCTGGGAAGAGGAGATACCCTTGCATTGGCAGCCCCGAGGTGATAGGAGCCTATAGGGTGAAGTTGGGGATACCCCTTAGTTACCTGGCAAGCATCAAAACTCTCATTCTCATAGCCAGCACACAGCATATTCTTGGTAAGTTTTGGAAATGCTTCTGAACATTTCTCCCAATCCATGATGATCATTGGCACTTTCATCAGATCAGTTTTCATAGAGCTTTTGTCATCTAGCCCACAGAGAAAGCATATTAGAAAAGTCACTAGATAGCAGTCCCAGTGCTGATAATGCACCTAGATCACCCTGTGTATTCCTGTGTCCCATCAGCCACTTGTCtacttttcttcatatcctccACTCTCCACTTACTTCCAGTAATCCCATGCTATTCACTCATTCTACAATCCCAGGTTTTTCTAAACTATTCCCCACCTACTTGGATTATTCCTCTTATTCCAAATCATATTCCGGCTtccaagcagactttctgcttgACTCCAACCAGCCCTACAGACTTGACTCCTTTAAACTGTCTATTGATCATTTCTCAGCATAAGCCTGCCCCCTCAGCATGTATACCTattgctacttcttttttttttaaagattttatttatttatttgacagacagagatcacaagtaggcagagaggcaggcagagagagaggaggaagcaggctccctgccaagcagagagcccgatgcggggctcaatcccaggtccctgggatcatgacctgagctgaaggcagaggctttaatccactaagccacccaggcaccaccttATTGCTACTTCTTAGTAAATTTCTAAATTCTTCTCCTTATTGAGTAGTTTTAATTGTATAGATACCCATCTGCCTCCTCCTCACTTCTAACTCTCCAGTAGTAGCCCAGAAACAGCGTTACTCTAGTTGTCTTCTCATTACTAAACTCCTGAAATACCTACCATCTTCCAGACCCCAGCTGGTTGCAAAGCTCCCCATGGTCCTAGGGTCTTGTTCAGGCCTGAGACAGTGCTGTGCTGTTACCATCCGTTCCCCTACCTATTTTCTTTGGGGATAGTCCAATGGAGCTTTCATAATCCCTTTCTGCCCTAGTACAGCTCTTCCTATCTTGGCCAAATAACAATGTAACAACAAGTAACAACAAATTCATTTCTAAGAATGGCTGGGCAACACTCCAGGACCATCAAATATCTAGGCTGGGACAGGCTTCTTGAATGCCTGTAGGAATCAGGTGGGAAACATCAATGTGTGAATCAAAGGAGATGCAAGAGAATAAAGAGTATGGGGGCCCCCGGCAAACTGGAGAGTTTAAATtcagttaaacaaacaaacaggaatgTTCTGTGCTGGCTGAATATGACCACACCTGGCGACTGGTTTGGACCTGGCATCTCAACTTGGGACCTTGAGGAGTTATTTCCTTGGCACTGGGAAGGGGCTGAGATTtggcctctgtgagcctcaggTATGCAGGGATTTGCTCTAATGCaagtctttttctccttcctccttcctttgctctctcttttcATGCTCCTGCCCACATCTTTAGATTTACTGGCCTATCCTCAGATGCCCATGATGTGGCTCCTCCCCCAGCAGCTCTCAGGAGATGCTGAGTGGACACATACCACTGTTGGTCTGACCCCATCCTGCCACCCAGCATTTGTGCCACACAGAAGGGCTGGGCTTTCCGGGTATGCAGATGGGCTCTGTCAGTCCGTTGAACCTGATGGGTGAGTCCAAGAGCAGCAAGGCGATATCATTGTCCATGTTGAGTCTTCGAAATTCCTTGTGAAGAACTATGCTGGTAACCCCCTTTATTTCCAGGGATGAGCTGCTTAAGTCATTGCTTCCCAACACAACGCTCAAGTCTGTTGGACTGgtggcacagaaacagagaggaggaaggaggtggggaagaggagtCATGAAGAGCACAGAATTTATGCTGCCCGAAACCCCTAAATCCCCTATAGTTCTAGGGGCCTTTCAGACTTGTCCTACTGGGGCTGCTGCTCAGAAGATGTAAGAATTTGAAAAAGGTAGAGGGAAGTGAAACACCAGGGGTGTCAGACTATAGCCACATTGCTGCTCCAGCACAGTCCTAGAGATGTGAATGAGATACTCCTGTCTAAAGCTACCGAGAAAGTACTTTGGGTATTCCAAAGAATACACAGGAGGCCACTTGGCATGGCTCAAACTTGCTTCAGATAGGTAAGGTGTTATTACATTGATTTGCCTACCAGCCACTCAGAGACTCAGGCACAGAACTGAATCTAGACTTACTATTGATTAAGCATAAagaatctttaataataatttaagcaTTCCCTCAGGGCAGAATGGCCAGAAACTTCCCAATAGCCAATCCTTAAGTATATCATGGAAGTATACATGACAAGTTTCCTTGGACATGCCATGATGAAACTTTCTCCtgctttttattaacttttaaaaagtcagactTTCCGTGTATCTTCAAACTTTCTTGAGGTGGTATAGCAGGTATAGCAGAAAGCATAGGCACTggagccaggatttaaatccTATTTTTGTTTACTATGTGTGCATCATGGGTGAGTCACCCAGCCATATTGGGCCcgtttccttctctataaaaatAGTATTGTTCATTCTACCTGCCTCAGAGTGTTACTGCAAGATTGAATGAGTTAAAATGGGATTATATTCATCTACCTTGTTCAGGAAGCTGAATGTCAGAATGAATAAGTTAATCCAAGTAATTTCTTAGCAGGTAACTGGTTCATGATTAGTAAACAGTAAATGCTAGACTTAAAACCAGTCTCTTGGAGTGAAGAGAAAACTCTCCAAGGAGCAAGTAAATATGGTGTCAGATAGCCCGGGATTCCAGACTTCCAGAATTAGCTGACTATCCTCCTAGAAGGACTTACATGTCCTAGAAGAGGTGGATGGAACAAGCCTTTGTCCCTACAAAACCATGAATGCTCCTGAAGAGGACAGTGTGTGACCCAGGGAAACAATAGTTATTTGTCCTGGGTGACAGTGAAGAGGGCATAGCAGATGCCATCTTCAGGTTCactgcctcctccttcctggggCTGGAAGGGTTGGGTGGTAGTCATTCCTGTCTGACTCAGGACTGACCAGGACTAGGACTTCCCTTAGCAATCAAGTTTTGCTGAGTGTGGGAGTGCCCTGGGAATGAACAGTGTCAGAAGCAACAGGGATGGGCTCTTGATACTTACAGTAGCTCTTCAAAAATTAAACAGTGAGCAGCAGTGACAATCCACCACTTGTTGATGATTGAGCCGCCACAGAAATGTTCATTTCTTGCCTGAATACTCACCTGCCATGGGAACTCACCCACCTCAGCCTCCATCCCTGCTATGATTTTGGAATACTGAGCTCCTTCCTCAAAAATTGGTCTTTTACCACATTCTGgtggatgaaagagaaaaaaaaaaaaaaacaggaaaagatgcAACATTTTGTCAATGTCCATGAAGGCTtataagtaattattattatacccattccaaagatgtggaaactgaggctggccCAGTGAAGCACCTCTAGGAATACAAGTAAGCCAACAGATGCTTTATTTTGCTGCACAGGGTCTGGGACAGAAGTGTTGGCTCTGTCCCCTCTTTAGCATTGTGATCTCAGAAAGTCACTTCGTTGAGCTTGTTTCTAAGCTCTAGCcaaagaaaaatgagggaaatatTTGTCCAGCACCATCTCTGGAGTGTTAGCAGAATAATGACCCCACCGCCAatagatgtccatgtcctaatggACCATGCCCTGGAACTTATGACTACGTTACCTTTCAGGGAAAGAGGGACTTGGGAGATGGAATTAAAGTTGCTAATCTGCTGACcttaaaatggggagattatcctgaataATATGAGTGGGCCCAGTGTGCTTACAAGTGTCCTTAAGGAAGGAAGTCCttaagaaaggaaacaggagaTAGATATGACTATGGAAGAAAGGCATGCAGAGATGCATGCTGCTatctttgaagatggagggacTACCAGCCAAGGAATACAGATAACCTGTAAAcctagaaaaggcaaagctaAGATTCTCCCCTAAAGCCTCAGATTAGGAACAAAGTCCTGCTCACAGCTTGATCTTTGCCCAGTGAGACCTGTGCACACTTTTATCCtacaaaaatgaaagataagaaaTGGGTGTTAAGTTTGTGGttgtttgttatagcagccctaggaaacatACATGCAGGAAACCAAAAAGATGGCCCAGAAAGGGTGTGGACCTTCTGCAAGCCCTGAGCCTAAGCCATTTTAGGTTAAAACATtctattccaggcagaggagctCCATGCCCTGAGAAGCTGAGAGCAAAGGCTGTGGCTGCTCTTGCAGAGAAGAGATATTCACCTCTGGACAGAGTACAGATCCAGCACCTTGCCCTCAGGAGGAGAAGCCTTTTCATTTATGTTGGTTGGCTTGAACTTTACTTTGTACTCTGGAACAAGGAAAGAGTTTGACTCTAAGGAGCCTAAGATCTCCTCTTGTCTCTTTCTTGATGCCACTTTTGCAATTTTTCAGTCAATAAACGTTTTGAGGATTTTGTAGTGTGGGTTGGATTGACCAAATAGTGGTCatgttttgcttaaaaaaaaaaaaactagagtgAAAATTCAGCAATTTGCATCAAAAGACTTCAGCTGTCAGTAATCTATAAAGGCTCTTTTCAGAACTTTTGGATCTGCATTCTTCAATTTCCCAATCACagagtgcttactatgtgtcaTGCATTGTTACACTCTACAAAGactaatttcttaattttcataataattctatgagataggtactgttattatcatccccactttacagttGAGATAGCTGAgggacagagaggttaagtgatttgcccaaggtcacacagctagtcatgGCCAGGTCAAGATTTGAACCTAGGCAATCTGACTTCACAGTAGGTGCTCTTGGCACTACTCAGTGCCCCTCTCTGTCTGGAATATTCTTCTCTCAGTTGTGTGGCTCACTTTGTTCAGGCCTTTGTTCAAGAATCACTTCTTTGGAAAgttctccccaacccctcctgTCCTGGTCCCTCTTTATCTCCTACCCTGTATTATATTTCTTCATCACTTTATCATTAAGTTGGAGATTATTCATCCCTTTTTGCCTCTGATATCAGAATGTAAGCTTCATCTGGAGAAGAAGACATGCCTGCCTTGTTGATAGTAGAATGATAGCATcataatgaagtcccaaaagttcatttttgcttttgtttcctttgcctttggagacctgtcttgaaagaagttgctgtggctgatatcgaagaggttactgcctatgttctcttctatgattctgatggattcctgtctcacgttgaggtcttttatccatttcaagttaatctttgtgtacagtgtaagagaatggtcgagtttcattcttctacatatagctgtccaattttcccagcaccatttattgaagagattgtcttttgtccactgtataatttttcctgttttgttgaagattatttgaccataaagttgagggtccatatctgggctctctactctgttctactggtctatgtgtctatttttatgccagtaccatgctgtcttggtgatcactttgtagtaaagcttgaaattggaaacagtcaacaaaacaaagaggcaacccacggaatgggagaagatatttgcaaatgacggtACACACAAAAGGCTGAtattcaggatctataaagaacttctcaaactcatcacacacaaaacagataatcatgtcaaaaaatgggcagaagacatgaactgacacttctccaatgaagacatacaaatggctatcagacacatgaaaaaatgttcatcatcactagccatcagggagattcaaattaacaccacattgagataccaccttataccagttagaatggccaaaattagcaagacaggaaacaacatgtgttggagaggatgtggagaaaggggaaccctcttacactgttggtgggaatgcaagttggtgcagccaatttggagaacagtgtggagattcctcaagaaattaaaaatagagcttccctatgaccctgcagttgcactaatgggtatttacctcaaagatacagatgtagtgaaaagaagggccatctgtaccccaatgtttatagcagcaatggccacggtcaccaaactgtggaaagaaccaaaatgccctgcaacggacaaatggataaggaagatgtggtccatatacactatggagtattatgcctccatcagaaaggatgaatacccaacttttgtagcaacatggatgggactggaagagattatgctgaatgaaataagtcaagcagaaagagtcaattatatggtttcacttatttgtggagcataagaaatagcatgggggagatggggagatggagaggagaagggagttgagggaaactggaggaggagatgaaccatgagagactatggactctgaaatacaatctgagggttttgaaggggcggggggtaggaggttgggggagcctggtggtgggtattatggaggacatatattgcatggagcactgggcatggtgcataaacaatgaattctgttacactgaaaagaaattaaatttaaaaataaataaataaaaacaacaacaaaaagaatgataGCATCACAACTGGCGTGGAGAGGACACTCAACAGTGATGAGCAATCCTCTGACTCAGTGGCTCCACTGCTGGGAACTATCCTAAGGGAAGAATCTGGAAGGCAGCAGTTGAAAGATGTTCACTACAGTGATCTCTAGAACAGCAAAAATTGAAGGCATCCTCAATGTTATGACTAAAGTAGGGCACAtgcattcagccataaaaattatGCTTATGAAGGGTTTTTAATGATGTGAGCCAAATGTTTAAGATACAATGTTGAAAGGGAAAAgtcaggataaaaaaaaacatatatgaaCATATTGTTTTAATCATGTTAACAAGCTGCCCTGATGCTTGTGGGAGGAAATGTGTTGTGACACTAGAATGATTATGAGCTTGAAGCTTGATCAAATGATGGATGATTGCTATGGGTACCAATCCTGTGACATCTCTGAGAAGCAGAATATGACATT
Coding sequences:
- the PRSS55 gene encoding serine protease 55 isoform X3 — translated: MLLLSILLLMSQFKGVYFECGKRPIFEEGAQYSKIIAGMEAEVGEFPWQVSIQARNEHFCGGSIINKWWIVTAAHCLIFEELLPTDLSVVLGSNDLSSSSLEIKGVTSIVLHKEFRRLNMDNDIALLLLDSPIRFNGLTEPICIPGKPSPSVWHKCWVAGWGQTNSDDKSSMKTDLMKVPMIIMDWEKCSEAFPKLTKNMLCAGYENESFDACQKEKKKRFVHKRTCIYKCPSWSQQSPFPELLIWVTVGALWSAPQSRTRPGTRWALSAGARAVDRKTHQEYTPC
- the PRSS55 gene encoding serine protease 55 isoform X2; its protein translation is MLLLSILLLMSQFKGVYFECGKRPIFEEGAQYSKIIAGMEAEVGEFPWQVSIQARNEHFCGGSIINKWWIVTAAHCLIFEELLPTDLSVVLGSNDLSSSSLEIKGVTSIVLHKEFRRLNMDNDIALLLLDSPIRFNGLTEPICIPGKPSPSVWHKCWVAGWGQTNSDDKSSMKTDLMKVPMIIMDWEKCSEAFPKLTKNMLCAGYENESFDACQGDSGGPLVCTTESDKTWYQVGIISWGKSCGQKNTPGIYTLLENYNIWIKKVTEIEGRPFDAEEMKAPPNRKQMRSHAAEFPEPGSPRFWILISLLSYVVCWDIFY
- the PRSS55 gene encoding serine protease 55 isoform X1 yields the protein MLLLSILLLMSQFKGVYFECGKRPIFEEGAQYSKIIAGMEAEVGEFPWQVSIQARNEHFCGGSIINKWWIVTAAHCLIFEELLPTDLSVVLGSNDLSSSSLEIKGVTSIVLHKEFRRLNMDNDIALLLLDSPIRFNGLTEPICIPGKPSPSVWHKCWVAGWGQTNSDDKSSMKTDLMKVPMIIMDWEKCSEAFPKLTKNMLCAGYENESFDACQKEKKKRFVHKRTCIYKCPSWSQQSGDSGGPLVCTTESDKTWYQVGIISWGKSCGQKNTPGIYTLLENYNIWIKKVTEIEGRPFDAEEMKAPPNRKQMRSHAAEFPEPGSPRFWILISLLSYVVCWDIFY
- the PRSS55 gene encoding serine protease 55 isoform X4, which produces MLLLSILLLMSQFKGVYFECGKRPIFEEGAQYSKIIAGMEAEVGEFPWQVSIQARNEHFCGGSIINKWWIVTAAHCLIFEELLPTDLSVVLGSNDLSSSSLEIKGVTSIVLHKEFRRLNMDNDIALLLLDSPIRFNGLTEPICIPGKPSPSVWHKCWVAGWGQTNSDDKSSMKTDLMKVPMIIMDWEKCSEAFPKLTKNMLCAGYENESFDACQPFPELLIWVTVGALWSAPQSRTRPGTRWALSAGARAVDRKTHQEYTPC